One stretch of Campylobacter sp. CCS1377 DNA includes these proteins:
- a CDS encoding 2-oxoglutarate ferredoxin oxidoreductase subunit beta: protein MAFDYDEYLRVDKLPTQWCWGCGDGVVLKCIIRAVQKLGWNMDDVCLVSGIGCSGRMSSYVNCNTVHTTHGRAIAYATGIKLANPSKHVIVVSGDGDTLAIGGNHTIHGCRRNIDLTHIVINNFIYGLTNSQTSPTTPQGFYTVTAQHGNIDPNFDACELTKAAGASFVARGNVIEANKLENLIYKALAHKGYSFVDVFSNCHINLGRKNKMGEAVAMLDWIKNRVVDKSKFDGLDFEERKDKFPTGILHQDESKAEYCHAYEEVRRAAKENRMVDLGALK from the coding sequence ATGGCATTTGATTATGATGAATACTTAAGGGTAGATAAACTTCCAACTCAATGGTGTTGGGGTTGTGGTGATGGTGTTGTTTTAAAATGTATTATCCGTGCTGTGCAAAAACTTGGTTGGAATATGGATGATGTTTGTTTGGTTTCGGGTATTGGTTGTAGTGGTAGAATGAGTTCTTATGTAAATTGTAATACCGTTCATACGACTCACGGAAGAGCTATTGCTTATGCTACAGGTATAAAATTAGCCAATCCAAGCAAACATGTGATTGTGGTAAGTGGTGATGGCGATACTCTAGCAATTGGTGGAAATCATACCATTCATGGATGTCGTAGAAATATTGACTTAACTCATATTGTGATTAATAATTTTATCTATGGACTTACAAATTCACAAACCTCTCCTACAACTCCGCAAGGATTTTATACTGTAACCGCTCAACATGGTAATATTGATCCAAATTTTGATGCATGTGAATTAACTAAGGCTGCTGGAGCTTCTTTTGTGGCAAGAGGCAATGTAATTGAAGCAAATAAACTAGAAAATTTGATTTATAAGGCTTTAGCGCATAAGGGTTATAGTTTTGTAGATGTTTTCTCAAACTGCCATATCAATTTAGGTAGAAAAAACAAAATGGGCGAAGCGGTGGCTATGCTTGATTGGATTAAAAATCGTGTAGTGGATAAGTCTAAATTTGATGGCTTGGATTTTGAAGAAAGAAAAGATAAATTTCCTACAGGAATTTTGCATCAAGATGAAAGTAAAGCCGAGTATTGCCATGCTTATGAGGAAGTTCGAAGAGCGGCTAAAGAAAATAGAATGGTTGATTTAGGAGCTTTAAAATGA
- a CDS encoding DUF2018 family protein: MDLFDEILNKTPKEKFIEIIQNGNLGALEKVFEEFFSEHIAMIELLEKQGLNEGDVKNFILENGDFITQRHNDIFIELGAKILGHEG; the protein is encoded by the coding sequence ATGGATCTTTTTGATGAAATTTTAAATAAAACTCCCAAAGAAAAATTTATAGAAATCATACAAAATGGAAATTTGGGTGCTTTAGAAAAAGTTTTTGAAGAGTTTTTTTCTGAGCATATTGCCATGATAGAATTGCTGGAAAAGCAAGGTTTAAACGAAGGAGATGTGAAAAATTTTATACTTGAAAATGGGGATTTTATCACACAAAGACACAATGATATTTTTATAGAATTGGGTGCTAAAATTTTAGGTCATGAGGGCTGA
- a CDS encoding 2-oxoacid:acceptor oxidoreductase family protein → MKYQLRFGGEGGQGVITAGEILAEAAIKEGRYAFKASTYTSQVRGGPTKVDIIIDDKEILFPYAVEGEVDFMLSTADKGYKGFRGGVKEGGIIVVEPNLVHPESEDYKKWQIFEIPIITIAKDEVGNVATQSVVALAIAAYMSKCIDLNVLKETMLHMVPAKTRDANAKAFDLGIKYAQNTKAHS, encoded by the coding sequence ATGAAATATCAATTAAGATTTGGCGGCGAAGGCGGACAAGGTGTTATTACTGCAGGAGAAATTTTAGCTGAAGCGGCGATTAAAGAAGGTCGCTATGCTTTTAAAGCTTCTACTTATACCTCGCAAGTTAGAGGGGGTCCTACTAAGGTTGATATTATTATCGATGATAAGGAAATTCTTTTCCCTTATGCAGTAGAAGGTGAAGTTGATTTTATGCTTTCAACTGCAGATAAAGGCTATAAAGGATTTCGCGGTGGTGTAAAAGAGGGTGGTATCATAGTAGTGGAACCAAATTTAGTGCATCCTGAAAGCGAAGACTATAAAAAATGGCAAATTTTTGAAATTCCTATCATTACTATCGCAAAAGATGAGGTGGGAAATGTTGCTACTCAATCTGTTGTGGCACTTGCCATTGCTGCTTATATGAGCAAATGTATTGATTTAAATGTTTTAAAAGAAACCATGCTTCATATGGTTCCTGCTAAGACAAGAGATGCAAATGCTAAGGCTTTTGATTTGGGTATTAAATACGCGCAAAATACAAAAGCACATTCTTAA
- the fxsA gene encoding FxsA family membrane protein: protein MKRKYSFSLVPLIVCEFVACVLFIIAFGFSNFLLFMLFSMIIGVILLAIFWKNMLDFQVLSVKEMLKQFSFVIAAFLLILPGVLSSIFGFLVFLFALFFSTSKKSKEYFSHKFNHKDEEIIDVEIIEERK from the coding sequence ATGAAAAGAAAATATAGTTTTTCTCTAGTTCCTTTAATTGTTTGTGAATTTGTAGCTTGTGTGCTTTTTATTATAGCTTTTGGTTTTAGTAATTTTTTACTTTTTATGCTTTTTAGTATGATTATTGGGGTGATTTTGCTTGCAATTTTTTGGAAGAACATGCTTGATTTTCAAGTTTTGAGCGTTAAAGAGATGTTGAAGCAATTTTCTTTTGTAATTGCAGCTTTTTTATTGATTTTACCGGGAGTTTTAAGCAGTATTTTTGGTTTTTTAGTATTTTTGTTTGCTTTATTTTTTAGCACAAGTAAAAAAAGCAAGGAGTATTTTTCGCATAAATTTAATCATAAAGATGAAGAGATTATTGATGTTGAGATTATAGAGGAAAGAAAATGA
- the sucD gene encoding succinate--CoA ligase subunit alpha, with amino-acid sequence MSILVNKNTKVIVQGFTGKEATFHAEQCMAYGTNIVGGVTPHKGGQTHLGKPVFDTVADAVKATGADVSLIFVPAFAVGDSVIEAADAGIKLAVVITEHTPVKDMMFAKQYANKKGMKIIGPNCPGIITSEECKLGIMPGFIFKKGCVGLISKSGTLTYEAANQVVQGGYGISTAVGIGGDPIIGLAYKELLSEFQKDDETKAIVMIGEIGGSLEVEAAKFIKENISKPVVAFIAGATAPKGKRMGHAGAIVGSADESAAAKKEALKSYGIHVVDSPALIGEEIQKILG; translated from the coding sequence ATGAGTATATTGGTTAATAAAAATACAAAAGTAATCGTTCAAGGTTTTACAGGTAAAGAGGCAACTTTTCATGCAGAACAATGTATGGCTTATGGTACAAATATAGTTGGAGGTGTAACCCCTCATAAAGGTGGGCAAACTCATCTTGGAAAGCCAGTTTTTGATACCGTAGCTGATGCGGTTAAAGCTACAGGAGCTGATGTGAGCTTGATTTTTGTTCCTGCTTTTGCTGTGGGTGATAGTGTGATTGAAGCAGCTGATGCGGGCATTAAACTTGCAGTTGTAATTACAGAGCATACTCCGGTTAAAGATATGATGTTTGCTAAGCAATATGCAAATAAAAAAGGTATGAAAATCATAGGACCAAATTGCCCAGGAATTATCACTTCTGAAGAGTGTAAATTAGGCATTATGCCAGGATTTATCTTCAAAAAAGGTTGCGTAGGACTTATTTCAAAAAGTGGAACTTTAACTTATGAAGCAGCCAATCAAGTTGTTCAAGGTGGATATGGAATTTCTACTGCGGTAGGAATTGGGGGAGATCCTATTATAGGGCTTGCTTATAAAGAACTTTTGAGCGAATTTCAAAAAGATGATGAAACTAAAGCTATTGTAATGATAGGGGAAATTGGTGGTAGCTTAGAAGTGGAAGCAGCTAAATTTATTAAAGAAAATATTAGTAAACCTGTGGTAGCATTCATTGCTGGAGCGACTGCGCCAAAGGGTAAAAGAATGGGACACGCAGGAGCAATTGTAGGCAGTGCAGATGAGAGTGCTGCGGCTAAAAAAGAAGCATTAAAGTCTTATGGAATTCATGTGGTAGATTCTCCAGCTTTAATTGGCGAAGAAATTCAAAAAATATTAGGTTGA
- the hemA gene encoding glutamyl-tRNA reductase: MHYFCVSFTHKNTDIALREKLSFSDATKKKEILRLINSHANIQESFVLSTCNRVEIFAYVKELSKISEHINACIALLCEVDKELLNQKADVFEDSGAIHHLFSVASSLDSLVIGETQITGQLKDAFYFAKNEKALDIHLSQALYFAFKCAAKVRNETQISKNPVSVASVAVNKARELIDLKDKSVVVVGAGEMAELACRHLMSHVKEIIILNRNVARAKALFEDLNLRGKFDSLENLPYYINNYEVIFSATNALECIITQDILETKAFKRYFFDIAVPRDIDLQKNNSIEVFTVDDLEEIVERNLALREHQAQIAYAIIARMTEEFFQYLGDLNLAPLIKYLRLKAKECAQKQLQIALDKGYLKHSNEEEARRLIHQVFKAFLHTPTVNLRHIQGKMQSDVVVDAMRYIFDLQDNFENSNEYKCEFNMENNDEI; encoded by the coding sequence ATGCATTATTTTTGCGTAAGTTTTACTCATAAAAATACTGATATTGCGTTAAGAGAAAAACTTTCTTTCTCAGACGCAACCAAAAAAAAAGAAATTTTGCGTTTAATCAACTCTCATGCAAATATTCAAGAAAGTTTTGTTCTTAGCACTTGCAATAGGGTTGAAATTTTTGCTTATGTAAAAGAGCTTTCGAAAATTAGCGAACATATTAACGCCTGTATTGCTTTGCTTTGCGAAGTTGATAAAGAACTGCTTAATCAAAAGGCTGATGTTTTCGAAGATAGTGGGGCAATCCATCATCTTTTTTCAGTGGCCAGCTCTTTAGATAGTTTGGTAATCGGTGAAACACAAATTACAGGACAGTTAAAAGATGCTTTTTATTTTGCTAAAAATGAAAAAGCATTAGACATTCATCTTTCGCAAGCTTTGTATTTTGCTTTTAAATGTGCCGCCAAAGTAAGGAATGAAACTCAGATTTCTAAAAATCCTGTTTCTGTGGCTTCTGTTGCTGTAAATAAGGCAAGAGAATTAATTGATTTGAAAGATAAAAGTGTTGTTGTGGTGGGTGCTGGGGAAATGGCCGAGCTTGCTTGTAGACATCTGATGTCCCATGTCAAAGAAATTATTATTCTTAATCGTAATGTTGCACGCGCAAAGGCTTTATTTGAAGATTTGAATTTGCGGGGTAAATTTGATAGTTTGGAAAATTTGCCTTATTATATTAATAATTATGAAGTAATATTTTCTGCTACAAATGCCTTGGAGTGTATCATCACTCAAGATATTTTAGAAACAAAAGCTTTTAAACGATATTTTTTTGATATTGCAGTGCCAAGGGATATTGATTTACAAAAAAATAATAGTATTGAAGTTTTTACGGTAGATGATTTAGAAGAGATTGTAGAACGAAATTTGGCTTTAAGAGAGCATCAAGCGCAAATTGCTTATGCAATTATTGCAAGAATGACAGAGGAATTTTTTCAATATCTTGGAGATTTAAACTTAGCGCCCTTAATTAAATATTTAAGGTTAAAAGCAAAAGAGTGTGCTCAAAAACAGCTTCAAATCGCTTTAGATAAAGGTTATTTAAAACATTCCAATGAAGAGGAAGCAAGAAGACTTATACATCAAGTTTTTAAAGCATTTTTGCATACCCCAACGGTAAATTTAAGGCATATTCAAGGTAAGATGCAAAGCGATGTAGTGGTTGATGCTATGCGTTATATTTTTGATTTGCAAGATAATTTTGAAAATTCAAATGAATACAAATGTGAATTTAATATGGAGAATAATGATGAAATTTAG
- a CDS encoding exporting protein — protein MKFLFTLCICVFAFASEPIFEHTYEFVLKKDERASVEIKELGFENEVQNFDFYWTLFDNTNLIVHTKFRKYPRQFVLSLRRNLNWATQTLIPDYKNPHIDRARLILEFSGYNKGLATFKVYIEDKESRLMVEFLDPRKKPLQNPPQNNQVVPMINFNESQVKPLRGQENDAN, from the coding sequence TTGAAATTTTTATTTACTCTTTGCATTTGCGTTTTCGCCTTTGCGAGTGAGCCTATTTTTGAACACACTTATGAATTTGTTTTAAAAAAAGATGAAAGAGCCAGTGTGGAAATTAAAGAATTGGGCTTTGAAAATGAGGTGCAAAATTTTGATTTTTACTGGACTTTGTTTGATAATACTAATCTTATCGTTCATACAAAATTCAGAAAATATCCAAGACAGTTTGTCCTTTCTTTGCGTAGGAATTTAAATTGGGCAACTCAAACTTTGATCCCTGATTATAAAAATCCACATATTGATAGAGCAAGGCTTATTTTAGAATTTAGTGGCTATAATAAGGGCTTAGCAACTTTTAAAGTTTATATAGAAGATAAGGAGTCTCGTTTAATGGTGGAATTCTTAGATCCAAGAAAAAAACCTTTGCAAAATCCACCGCAAAACAATCAAGTGGTGCCCATGATTAATTTTAACGAGTCTCAAGTAAAACCGCTAAGGGGACAAGAAAATGATGCAAATTAA
- the sucC gene encoding ADP-forming succinate--CoA ligase subunit beta — protein sequence MNIHEYQAKAIFADNGIPTLKGKVAFSVDEAVANAKELGGSVWAVKAQIHAGGRGLGGGVKIAKNLDEVKGYASQILGMNLVTHQTGPEGKLVQKLYVESGANIVKEYYLAILFNRMAEQITIIASSEGGMDIEKVAKESPEKIAKVGIDPQIGFKMFHGLEVAKVLGLDKDESKKLISMIAKLYKLYMDKDMNMLEINPLIKTAEGDFYALDAKCSFDDSALYRHPEIAELRDITEENPAEREAAEFGLSYVKLDGDVACMVNGAGLAMATMDIINYSGAKPANFLDVGGGASPETVAKAFEIILRDKNVKVIFINIFGGIVRCDRIANGILEATKNVEVNIPIVVRLDGTNAAEAKAILDNSNLKNIKAATNLKNGAELVKSLVG from the coding sequence GTATCCCTACTTTAAAGGGAAAAGTTGCATTTAGTGTTGATGAGGCTGTGGCAAATGCTAAAGAATTAGGCGGTAGTGTTTGGGCAGTTAAAGCCCAAATTCACGCAGGTGGCCGTGGTCTTGGTGGTGGTGTTAAAATTGCTAAAAATTTAGATGAAGTAAAAGGCTATGCAAGTCAAATTTTAGGTATGAATTTGGTTACTCATCAAACAGGACCAGAAGGAAAACTCGTACAAAAGCTTTATGTAGAAAGTGGTGCAAATATTGTAAAAGAATATTATTTGGCTATTTTGTTCAACAGAATGGCAGAACAAATCACCATTATCGCTTCAAGTGAAGGTGGGATGGATATAGAAAAAGTAGCTAAAGAAAGTCCAGAAAAAATTGCAAAAGTAGGCATTGATCCGCAAATTGGTTTTAAAATGTTCCATGGACTTGAAGTGGCAAAAGTTTTGGGACTTGACAAAGATGAAAGCAAAAAACTTATTTCTATGATAGCAAAGCTTTATAAGCTTTATATGGATAAAGATATGAATATGCTTGAAATCAATCCTCTAATCAAAACTGCAGAAGGCGATTTCTATGCACTTGATGCAAAATGTAGTTTTGATGATAGTGCACTTTATCGTCACCCAGAAATTGCTGAGCTTAGAGATATCACAGAAGAAAATCCAGCTGAAAGAGAAGCGGCTGAATTTGGTTTAAGCTATGTAAAATTGGATGGCGATGTAGCTTGTATGGTAAATGGTGCTGGACTTGCAATGGCGACTATGGATATTATTAATTACAGTGGCGCAAAACCTGCAAATTTTTTAGATGTGGGTGGTGGTGCATCACCTGAAACGGTTGCAAAAGCTTTTGAAATCATTTTAAGAGATAAAAATGTAAAAGTGATATTTATCAATATCTTTGGTGGTATTGTTCGTTGTGATAGAATTGCAAATGGAATTTTAGAAGCGACTAAAAATGTTGAGGTTAATATTCCAATTGTTGTTCGTCTTGATGGTACAAATGCAGCTGAAGCTAAGGCAATTTTAGATAATTCAAATCTTAAAAATATCAAAGCAGCCACCAATCTTAAAAATGGCGCAGAATTAGTAAAAAGTTTAGTAGGATAA
- a CDS encoding 4Fe-4S dicluster domain-containing protein, with product MSIVAPKDTPVWVNEHRCKACNICVSYCPAGVLAMRDDIHAVLGQMIEVVHPESCIGCSECEAHCPDFAIMVAKREEFKFAKLTSEAKDRAEAVKKNKYKKLSA from the coding sequence ATGAGTATAGTAGCTCCAAAAGATACCCCTGTTTGGGTAAATGAGCATAGGTGTAAAGCTTGTAATATTTGCGTTAGCTATTGTCCTGCAGGAGTTTTAGCTATGCGTGATGATATTCATGCGGTTTTAGGACAAATGATAGAAGTTGTTCATCCTGAATCTTGTATAGGATGTAGCGAGTGCGAGGCGCATTGTCCGGATTTTGCTATTATGGTGGCAAAAAGAGAAGAGTTTAAATTTGCAAAACTCACAAGCGAAGCAAAAGATAGAGCTGAAGCTGTGAAAAAAAATAAATATAAAAAATTGAGTGCATAG
- a CDS encoding 2-oxoglutarate synthase subunit alpha — MREVIATGNVLIAKAAIDCGCKFFGGYPITPSSEIAHELSHLLPANDGTFIQMEDEISGVSVAIGAAMSGVKSMTASSGPGISLKAEQIGLAFIAEIPLVIVNVMRGGPSTGLPTRVAQGDLFQAKAPTHGDFASIAIAPASLEEAYLQTIRAFNLAEKYMTPVFLLMDETVGHMNGKAVLPDLKDIEIINRKKFTGDKKDYKPYAAGENEPATLNPFFTGYRYHVTGLHHGDIGFPTEDGAIVKKNMERLIGKIKNNSDDICAYEEYMMDDAEFLIIAYGSVSRSAKEAINRLREEGLKVGLFRPITLYPVAEKKIAEVVAKFKKVMVSELNMGQYLEEIERVSSRRDFISLHRANGRPITPSEIIAKVKENI, encoded by the coding sequence ATGAGAGAAGTTATAGCAACAGGAAATGTTTTAATCGCTAAAGCTGCGATTGATTGTGGATGTAAATTTTTTGGAGGTTATCCTATCACTCCAAGTTCTGAAATTGCACATGAGTTAAGTCATTTATTGCCGGCAAATGATGGAACTTTTATTCAAATGGAAGATGAAATTTCGGGTGTGAGCGTGGCTATTGGTGCTGCAATGAGTGGTGTAAAATCAATGACTGCAAGTAGTGGTCCTGGAATTTCTTTAAAAGCAGAGCAAATTGGACTTGCGTTTATTGCTGAAATTCCGCTTGTAATTGTAAATGTTATGAGGGGTGGTCCATCAACTGGACTTCCAACAAGGGTGGCACAAGGAGATTTATTTCAAGCAAAAGCGCCAACTCATGGAGATTTTGCAAGCATAGCTATCGCACCAGCATCTTTGGAAGAAGCGTATTTGCAAACTATAAGAGCTTTTAATTTGGCAGAAAAATATATGACTCCTGTATTTTTACTTATGGATGAAACTGTAGGACATATGAACGGAAAAGCAGTATTACCTGATTTAAAAGATATAGAGATTATAAACCGTAAAAAATTTACAGGCGATAAAAAAGATTATAAACCTTATGCAGCGGGCGAAAATGAACCTGCAACGCTTAATCCATTCTTTACAGGTTATCGTTACCATGTAACAGGATTACATCATGGAGATATAGGATTTCCAACTGAAGATGGTGCTATAGTAAAGAAAAATATGGAAAGACTTATAGGTAAAATTAAAAACAATAGCGATGATATTTGTGCCTATGAAGAGTATATGATGGATGATGCTGAATTTTTAATCATTGCTTATGGAAGTGTAAGTCGTTCAGCAAAAGAAGCTATCAATAGACTTAGAGAAGAAGGCTTAAAAGTAGGACTTTTCCGCCCAATTACTCTTTATCCAGTGGCTGAGAAAAAAATTGCAGAAGTTGTAGCCAAATTTAAAAAAGTAATGGTAAGTGAGCTAAATATGGGACAATATTTAGAAGAAATTGAAAGAGTAAGTTCTCGTCGCGATTTTATCAGTTTGCATCGTGCAAATGGTCGTCCTATCACTCCAAGTGAGATCATTGCTAAAGTAAAGGAGAATATATAA
- a CDS encoding proline--tRNA ligase translates to MMKFSKFYAPSLKEAPKDATLPSHIFLTRAGFIEQIGSGLYNFLPLGKRVLDKIKNIVKEEMDKAGAQEVNLSFVTPASLWQESGRYNVFGKELLRFKDRKENEFVLGPTHEEAMLSLVKNKITSYKQLPLHLYQIGLKFRDEARPRFGLLRCREFLMKDGYSFHSNEEDLGREFDLMYKTYSKILQRMGLDFRAVEADSGAIGGSGSKEFMVLAKNGEDDILLCENCDYAANVEAAKRAKKTCKAQRPEANYASKFHTPDIKTIKDLADFFKIDEFYTIKAVVKKAIYENESKLIVFFVRGSDELQETKAQNACKALELVDASEEELQEAGLVTGFIGFVGLKNIDFYVDFELENEKQMIMGANEKDYHLIGIDVVNLNKDRFKDLIEVKENDCCIKCGGKLKKSKGIEVGHIFKLGQKYSKAMNANFLDENGKSQAFYMGCYGIGVSRLVAVAIEASHDEKGCIWNKALAPFALEIIVSNIKDEKALEFANELYENLQNLGIEVLLDDRNERFGVKMNDFELMGFPYVVVIGKGLENNEVELIERANLQKELVKSSEILEIIKKKIL, encoded by the coding sequence ATGATGAAATTTAGCAAATTTTATGCACCAAGTTTAAAAGAAGCTCCTAAAGATGCAACTTTACCAAGTCATATTTTTTTAACGCGTGCAGGATTTATTGAGCAAATTGGAAGCGGACTTTATAATTTTTTACCTTTAGGAAAAAGGGTTTTAGATAAAATTAAAAATATAGTTAAAGAAGAAATGGATAAAGCAGGAGCACAAGAAGTCAATCTAAGCTTTGTAACTCCTGCAAGTTTATGGCAAGAAAGCGGGCGTTATAATGTTTTTGGTAAAGAGCTTTTGCGCTTCAAGGACAGAAAAGAAAATGAATTTGTTTTAGGGCCAACGCATGAAGAGGCCATGCTTTCTTTGGTAAAAAACAAAATTACATCTTACAAGCAACTTCCTTTGCACTTATATCAAATAGGGCTTAAATTTCGCGACGAAGCAAGACCAAGATTTGGACTGTTAAGATGTCGTGAGTTTTTAATGAAAGATGGTTATAGTTTTCACTCTAATGAAGAAGATTTGGGACGAGAATTTGATTTGATGTATAAGACTTATTCTAAAATTTTACAAAGAATGGGTTTAGATTTTAGGGCAGTGGAGGCTGATAGTGGAGCTATTGGGGGAAGTGGTTCTAAGGAATTTATGGTTTTAGCGAAAAATGGCGAAGATGATATTTTACTTTGCGAGAATTGTGATTATGCCGCCAATGTTGAAGCAGCAAAAAGAGCTAAAAAAACTTGCAAAGCTCAACGCCCTGAGGCAAATTATGCGAGTAAGTTTCACACTCCAGATATTAAAACCATTAAAGATTTGGCTGACTTTTTTAAGATTGATGAATTTTATACCATTAAAGCAGTGGTAAAAAAAGCTATTTATGAGAATGAAAGCAAGCTTATTGTATTTTTTGTGCGCGGGAGTGATGAGTTGCAAGAGACAAAGGCACAAAACGCTTGTAAAGCTTTAGAGCTTGTAGATGCAAGCGAAGAAGAACTTCAAGAAGCGGGCTTAGTCACTGGATTTATAGGTTTTGTAGGTTTGAAAAACATTGATTTTTATGTCGATTTTGAGCTTGAAAATGAAAAGCAAATGATAATGGGTGCCAATGAAAAAGATTATCATTTAATTGGCATTGATGTGGTGAATTTAAACAAAGATCGTTTTAAGGATTTAATAGAAGTTAAAGAAAATGATTGTTGTATTAAATGTGGTGGAAAACTCAAAAAAAGCAAGGGTATAGAAGTAGGACATATTTTTAAATTAGGACAAAAATACTCAAAAGCTATGAATGCAAATTTCTTGGATGAAAATGGCAAAAGTCAAGCTTTTTACATGGGCTGTTATGGTATAGGCGTGTCGCGTTTGGTTGCGGTAGCTATTGAAGCGAGTCATGATGAAAAGGGTTGCATTTGGAATAAAGCTTTAGCTCCTTTTGCACTTGAAATTATTGTTTCAAATATTAAAGACGAAAAAGCTTTAGAATTTGCAAATGAGCTTTATGAGAATTTGCAAAACTTAGGTATCGAAGTTTTGCTTGATGATAGAAATGAACGCTTTGGTGTTAAAATGAACGATTTTGAACTTATGGGTTTTCCTTATGTCGTGGTTATTGGCAAGGGTTTGGAAAATAATGAAGTGGAATTAATAGAAAGAGCAAATTTGCAAAAAGAACTTGTTAAAAGCAGTGAAATTTTAGAGATAATTAAGAAGAAGATATTATGA
- a CDS encoding polyprenyl synthetase family protein, translating into MQEIDDLIRQYLEELDYEPILTMLSGTKSGKKMRSKLLLAIAGESENSFKICAVIELIHLASLLHDDIVDESELRRGAKSVNAKFGTKNALMLGDILYSKAFHELSKMEAKFANIISDAVVKLAIGELMDVNLSQNFNNDKNQYLKMIYNKTAVLIEASAKCGAILAGYDEDAFGEYGKNLGLAFQLIDDILDIKGDEKTLGKPAMSDFKEGKTTLAYIYLYEKLNTQDKNYLKTLFKKDLNSEELQWLKINLEKHQILDSVIDLAKNYGILALKAVGKYQNNALNQIVENMINRNF; encoded by the coding sequence GTGCAAGAAATAGATGATTTGATAAGGCAGTATTTAGAAGAACTTGATTATGAACCTATTTTAACAATGCTTTCTGGTACAAAATCAGGTAAAAAAATGCGTTCTAAATTGCTTTTAGCTATTGCAGGTGAAAGCGAAAATTCTTTTAAAATTTGCGCTGTAATAGAGCTTATACATTTGGCGAGTTTATTGCACGATGATATTGTTGATGAGAGTGAATTAAGGCGTGGAGCAAAATCTGTTAATGCGAAATTTGGCACAAAAAACGCTTTAATGCTTGGCGATATTTTGTATTCTAAGGCTTTTCATGAGTTAAGTAAAATGGAAGCAAAATTTGCAAATATCATTTCAGATGCGGTTGTAAAACTTGCCATAGGCGAACTTATGGATGTGAATTTAAGCCAAAATTTTAATAACGATAAAAATCAATACTTAAAAATGATTTATAACAAAACAGCGGTTTTGATTGAAGCTAGCGCAAAATGCGGAGCTATTTTAGCTGGATATGATGAAGATGCTTTTGGGGAATACGGTAAAAATTTAGGACTTGCTTTTCAATTGATTGATGATATTTTAGATATTAAAGGTGATGAAAAGACGCTTGGAAAACCTGCCATGAGTGATTTTAAAGAAGGTAAAACAACTTTAGCTTATATTTATCTTTATGAAAAATTAAATACCCAAGATAAGAATTATTTAAAAACTTTATTTAAAAAAGATTTAAATTCAGAAGAATTACAATGGTTGAAAATAAATTTGGAAAAACATCAAATTTTAGATTCTGTTATTGATTTAGCAAAAAATTATGGAATTTTGGCTTTAAAAGCTGTAGGAAAATATCAAAATAATGCTTTAAATCAAATTGTTGAAAATATGATAAATAGGAATTTTTAA